TTGCAGGAATCTATAAAGGAAATGTTTGTAAGTGATGCAATCTTAAATGCTACCGGTATACGCATGTGTCGCCTAGCTAAAATGATAGATGAAAAATCTGAAAAGAGCGACGACCTAGAATCCAGCCAGTCCGAAGTCAGCCAGCCAGAACCGAACAAAGCGGAACCCAGAGTTGTTTTAGAAAAGGTCAAGAACATTGAAGAATCTGTTATAGAGAAGCCATTGCGTAAGAAACCTGGACCGAAGCCTAAAGGGAAACCTGCAATAGTTAGTCCGGATGAGAAAAAGAACAAAGATGAGAAACCTTTAGTGAAATACAAACCTGGCCCTAAGTCAAAGACTAAAATTCTACAGAATGAAAAAGATCCTTACGATTTCGAAACAGACTCCATAAACGAAAGTAAATCGAGTGAAAAAGGTCAAGATAGTGGTTCCGACTCAGAAAATGAATCGCTGGCATCCTCTAAGAGTTTTGGCAGCACAGAGTTGCTTGTAGAATTAAAGAAAAAACCAAAACGCAAGAGAGGCGGTGGATGGCAATCGGGTGTTATTAAACCTAAAAAGAAGAGGAAAGTAGAAGTAAAGCGCGCTCAGTCACCGCCCCGAAACCAAGTGCCCCGCTTGAACGTTCTTACACGATACCAGATTACGGCTGCTTCACTGATAAAAACTATTGTTTCTCTAAAAGTGCTTCCGAATATCAGTGTCGGTTGTGTGTATCAACTCACAGTTGGAAAGACATAGTGTTCCATTATAAAAAGCACCATCCTCATTCTGAAATTCCACTTTCCCGTATGAGTCCAGATGTAGCGAGAGAAGCCATCGAGCAGTGCGGAGACATCGATTTTGCTGCCATCAGCAAAATACCCACCGACAAATATACTTGTAGGTTCTGCTTTATCGAGTTTGGTAAAAGAAGGGCTGTATTGGAATCGTTCTTCTGGCACGTAGTAAGTATGCATACCGGTGAATACAAACAACTGTGCTCTGAATGCATTAATGTAGAGAGGTGCCCATTTAACTTGGACATTCCACCTCCACCGAAGGACGTTAAAGGGCAACTCATAGGGTATATTTGTGGCAAATGCAATTACACCCAGATATCGCTCGAGAACCTGAAAATGCACGTTATTCATCGCCATAATGATACTGAAACAGAGGTTTACACCATAAACTTCGCTGTAATGACAAAGAGTACTATTAGCAGTCTAATGAAAAGAATAACGCATTTGGCCAATACACCTCGGCCCACTAGAAGTACTCGGTCAAACCAGAGCTATACTGAAGCCAGTGATGACAGGAGCGAGGTAACAGAAAGTGAGATTGAAGCGCCGCACCCTGCTAAGACATCCAATGTCCCTGTCCTGGAAAAATCTAGAAGGTTCTCATTTAATTCGAAGATTTCGTTCGAAAACGACGATAATATGAGTGATATGTCCAATTTCGCCAACACGGAATCGAGTGTGGTCAAAGCCGAAAAAGACGAGGACGACGATATGGATGATCATTTCACAGAAGACACTGCGGTCAACGAAGAAACAGAGGCCGCTGATACGAACCAAGGAGTTTCGAGTGATATAATGGATTACCCACATTTCAAAATAAGCTTCACAGATGCTGGCAACAAAGAGTACGTATGCTGCATTAATGGCAAAGACAATCATTATAAGACGGGGTTATTAATCTCCATGAAGAAGCATGTGCAGCTCAAGCACTCTGAGATCTGGGACGGCTACTGTTTTGTGTGCAAAGTCATCGTGACGTCACAGGGTGAGCATAAATTCAGCGAGTGCTTATCGCATTACCTAGACAACCATATTGACAATTTCCCCGTTCTAGAAAAAGTAGTAGAACCTGTTGAAAAGCCTGTGACCCCTGCGGCGACACCTGAGCCTGTAGAAAGAGCACCGACGCCCTACATCAACGTCCGTCCGTTGGCAGAATTGGTCGCCCCCGTCGAACCAGCTGTAGAAGCTCCAGCGTTGCCTGTTATAGAAACCGTGGTCAGCCTTGTACCACCAGTCGCGCCACAAACGATAGAACCGCCACGTCCAAGTCCGACTTACCCAGTAATTAGAAAAGAGACCGAACCCCCCAAAGAGTACAAATATGAAGAAGCTCAAGCGGAAATCATGTCCAAAAAGCACAGAGTAATTCTCGAAGCTATGATGACTCCAGGCAAATTAGTTCAGATATTCAAATGCGCCGGTCGCTTCTGCTCCTTCACCACGGACTCTGTCGAAGACGCGTTGTTACACGCTTCGACTCACCAGCGCGTCGGAGGGACAAAAGCTTTGGAGTGCGCATATTGTGACTTTGACTCGTCTGGGAACTCTATAGACTTGGTGTCTCATGTTTTCAAGATTCACGGGAAGTGCAGAGTTGTGTGTGGGCTGTGCTTCTACCGTGGGGCAGCGAGCCAGCTGGTCGCGTCGCATATCGTTCGGGTGCACGGGTCGTCGCCAGACCGTCGCTGCGTGCTGAGGACCACCAACGTGCCTGCACTCTGCGAATCCCCTGAGGAAAATTTGTCACGGGAAAACGCTGTTCCGCTCTACATTTGTAAACAAAGTGAGTAGACCATTTTATATATcaatcacacttgcaatatttTGATACGGCCACGACTTACAATAGCATGTTTAAAGTTTTAGCACTCGAGGCATTCTTTTAGCTGTCGATATGGCAATTTTATTGATGTAACTATACGGCCGACTTATTTATTTAGACTGTTTTAGATTTATCAAGACGAGTTTAATATTCTATTGATTATCTGTTTCAGCTGAAAACAATGAGCCATGTGAATACAAGACCGTGACGCACGCTAAGTTTTGGGAGCATTTGACACAAAAACATGAGAACGCCGCTGGATGCATCTGCTACGTATGTATTTTAAACAATTATCTCTTACAATTTTAATACCTAGCTTTTAGAATACATATACCCGTGAAATTGTGCTTAGAGTCGTAAGTTAAATACCTACCCTTCAAAAGTATTGTTAAATACTAATATAGATTAATATTGTAGACAATGCAAAGGAAGGGATTGTTAGCatgttctaaaaaaaaatatataaaacaaacTGCATGAGTATGTTTTAAGATCCCGTATATTACACAGGCAATAGTTCCTATCAATTGTAGATTAATTAAAAAGTTGATTATACAGTCCAGCTAGTACCTAATACAATTCGCTACCCTCCGACGTTGTAATCATTTGATCTTTTGATTACATATTCATATCTCAATTTACTTAAATCGTATGTGTCATCGtcttttgttgaataattttcctaattattaacaaaaatttacCTACTTGTTCGCTGAAGATTGTCTttcggttagcgcgatagtgactggtgaaataaaactatgaaaacccGTTTAAGTCACCCGTCGATCAAGAACTTTGTAAAGAGTtcaaaacgtcgggatgtattataaaatcattatacacgatataatccgttttcatagtttttaacccccgacgcaaaaacgacgaggtgttataactttgacgtgtctgtctgtgtgtgtgtctgtctgtgccatcgtagctcccgaacggatgaaccgatttaaatttagtttttttttgtttgaaacctgaaacagtcgggagtgttcttggccatgtttcatgaaaatcggtctactatctCGGGGGTTTTCTCAACTTTCTTCTGTGGTTAGCTTAGGTTTCATGTTCCCATAAGCTACTCAAAGCTAAACAAAACCCGTTTTATATTCTAGTTCTGCAACGAGTCTTGCCCCGACGCCACAGCGCTGATCCTGCACCTGAAGACCCACGGCCTGCGCCTGTACCACTGCACCCTGTGTGTCCATGGCGCTGACAACGAACCAGAACTGCTTGCGCACGCGTCCACCAAACACCCGGGCAAGACCCCGCAGGCTTACATCAGGACTATTCTCGAAGTACGTTACTTACCTctacttataataataataataataggcctttgcatctatgaCTGATGATTCCAGCTGCATCCTTATGTCACTTAccttcgtggctgtatagcccaattcgaaagaggatccctcgtccataccacacctcggacactggcgattaaatatatgaaagaggcgcgttcctagcacacagtctaagctcgtgtaggtgaacgcgtactatgcttgtatgagtgcaatatgacaggtcgactgttcgcgtttttgacagacggtaactttgaggtaaccgagagggggtgggcggcactttcagcggggagcgggagtggccatactgtatgataataccctttattatactgtgtcgtGTCCATACACACGGCAGGTACCTATATGCTCCCCCAGACCCTCtggcacaacttgccttgtcgcgcttGATTTaggtatggactcgcgcgcgacaaggcaagttgtgctaaagggtcaggtgagaaggggttagaggcctgctcgtgacgcctcatgcgtttatcatttaAAGAGGAGAACCAGGAATCGTGATTGACCATCATGGACAACACGACGCCACGTGGTTCGGTCTTCGGCCAGTCACtgccactggttgcatggaatatcaaagGTGACCATGCTTCAGGcctcggataccggttaaatttcCAAACCGTTATCAtatacttgcggcaaaacctttaaatttcgttttcgctcgaaaaacagctatttttaaaccggtttttaggggaacgctttcataagggtttcgttcgattaaccggtttagaacaaaataaaccggtttattccgcagcatgataggtaatactgttctaaccaaacaaaaagtcgctgcgtgaacgtaggtatttacgcGGCGTCTCGCcactcgtcgaataaaccggtttattttggtTCAAATAAAATGTTCTCATAAGGTTGTCgttctttacaaagttcggagtaaaatcgaaataaaccggttttaaccggtaaaaaataaaccggttccgagccttgccatgcttcacgcaatctttaaagcgcagcattggCCGCCCGACGTAAACGAGTCTGCTCCATTCGATACACTTATAAATCGTGTCATTCTATAAGGCGCGTGCTTTgattcataattttcataaatcATAATCAAGGTTCGGAAAGTCAGTCATTTTACGCTGTTCCGTACTAACAGTCTTCTATCTATCTACCAGATAACAggtaacatacactagagaaatcgAGAAAACGGGTACCTCAGCGATCAAGGTGGTGCAAGCACACATTGCTCCAACTGAAAGTTGGTCTAAGgcgccttcagagataacatacactacaGAAATTTCGACAGGTACCTCGGCTGTCGAGGTAGTGTAGCGGTCCAACCTTCAGCCGCGATAGCCGGAGActcgggttcaaatcccggctACGCCACCaatgggcttgatcgctttctttcgtgtatggtGTCTATTTTAGTATTTTAAGTTTATGATTAATATGACGTTAAAGCTTATATAAAACACGCATACGAAACGAGCATTTAGTAATGAATGTAAAGGGAATAGAGGCTGCCACAGCATCAAGTTGCAAACTGTTATAATTGTGAGTTTAATGCCTGattttaatgttagtttttctttgtttttagaGCGGCAACTCCAAGAAGATCTTGCCTCTGGTGGAACTCAAAAAGGCAGCCCTTGAAGCTGAAAATGTAACGCCAAATCAAGACAAAGAGAGCCCGGTGAAAGAGGCCGAACGCTCCATCGAACTGGAAAAACTTATCGGTCCCCTGCTTGACATGCCTACCGCCGAACCAGAAAAGGAAGCTGAACCCGCTACACCTATTTCAGAAGTCCTTGCGGAAGATACCATCGTGGATGACGCTATAGCGAACCTTCTCGAAAGTCCAGCCACAGCAGCCATGGCTACATTAACACCTGTGCCTTCCCTTCAACCACTCACAGTTGAAGCTCCTCCGAGACCTGTCACGCCAGCTCCGGCGGCCAATATATCCCAGCAGCTAACCCCGTCCTGAAGGAAGAACCCATGGACACCACGCCGGAGAAGAATGATTCCGACGTGATCTGCCTTGACAGCGACGAGGAAGACTCCAAACAGGGCATCGTTAATATTTCCGACGGAATCATCAATCTATCGGATGACGAAAAGGCCGATGAAAATCCTTCAACGTCAGCTCAAGCTCTCTCTGACTTATCAAACATCTTCAGATGCAAGAAATGCAATAGGGTCTCCAAAAATTTTGGCGGGTTCAAGAAGCATTCCTATACTTGCTGGAAGACAGGAGATAAGTGTAAATGTGCTCACTGTCCTTTCGAGGCTGACAAAGTTGGTATGTTCTTGAACCACTTCAGCGACAGCCATAACGCCCCTACGCGTTTAAAATGTCCAATGTGCGCCCACTCGGATAGCTCCATGTATCTGCTCAAAAAACATCTAAGACTGGCTCATGGTGTCGGAAGTCGGGAACCTTTACCGTCTGACATTCAGTACGTTATCGCTAAGAAAGACCAGAGTAAAACAAAAGGTGTGAAGCGTAAGTCATCAGGCACCGCCGCCGGGCCTCCACCCAAGCAGAAGCGCTATGGACCTTCAGATATTGACAAGCTACCCATCAACCCTATTCTGGACGAATCTGTTTTTTGCGATTTGTGCGAGTTTAACACTAAAGTCCGCTTGAACATGGTGCGCCATTTGCAGCAGCACGCATCGCAGCAGCCCGTGGCACAGACGGCGCCCGTGAACCCGGTGCCGCATCTAGAAACCAACGAATTCTACTTTGATAGGATGGTCAACCTGGCTTCCAGTTCCATAGCGAATCGAGCACCTGAGAAATCTCAAAAAGAACAAACTCCTACAGTCACTTTACCACACGACATAGCGTCTAGGCTCCCGCGGTATGTGCCTGAACGGTACCGATATACTTGCGGGGCCTCCGGCTGCACGTACATTTCAGTCGACGAAGCCATGTTGAAATGCCATTGGGAAACTTTACACTCCGGTACAAACGACTTCCACTGCGTCCACTGCCCGCCGCACCAGGCCCTTGACAAAACTAAACCGTTAACAGCGGTCAGGATTCTAGCGCATCTGAAAATGCATGACATACGTCTGTATGCTTGCTCGGTGTGCCCTTACTACCATCACAGAAGACAAGTTCTGGAAAAACATTTGTCGGAGACGCACGCGGTCGGTAACGTGCTGGTAGTTAGGGAGGAGAGTCAGCCCACTCCTACTACCCCGACCACTGCGCCCACCATGGATCTGAAGCCTTGGCAATGCGGTCTGTGCCAGTTCAAGAGCATGCTCCGGCCTGAGGTTTCCGAGCACTGTGCCAAAATGCACCAGTCCAAAATGCAATACAAGTGCGCTTACTGCCCCTTCAGGACGTCCACCCCGGAGAATGTTACAAAACATCAAACAACTTCACACCCGAATAGGGAGCCTGAGATATTCTACTTCTACTATCGGGAAGGCAGCATTCCCAATGGTCCGGATGGAATGCCCCATTGGCAGAGGCAGAGACAGAAGTCCGGATTGACTACGGTAAAGGCTGAAGCTGATCCGCCACCACCCACAACTGGCACAATTCTTCCGGAGATCCAACCTCTGCCTGTTCCTCAGGTGAACCTCAACTTGGTGAAGCGTGAGGTTGACAGTGATGCTCCCATGCAAGTCTCGATAGAGGAATTGTGTAAGAAGTATGGAGAATTCTGTGAGCCCAACGGTCTGAACTACAAGTGTTCTTTGTGTAAAGTTGTTATGGAGGACAGCAAGGAAGTTATGGAGTCCCACTTGTTTGAGGAGCTTCAATACAGGAAGTGAGTAATTCTTACAATTTTCCCGAAACTTTGATTAAATATTAAATGCAAGGTTTTTTCTTTTGTTCAAAAAGGGATGAGAACGATAGATGTGTAAATAATGTTCTGTATTTATTGTTAATAGACTTAGTCCCATTTTAAATGGTAAATCATCaatttattaggtactttttgcCGCCATCtttatgaaatattattatCGTCAGTTACACTACAAGCATTTATAAgaatgaaaacttgacgttcaATTCTATTATTGTAATTTGACTTGAATTTTCACATATCACATATTTTCAGATGGGGATGCCGCTTATGTTCATACAAAGCGTTCCACCAAACCGGGTTGAAAGATCATGTTTGGTCGGAACACAACCGACACAACTTCGAACCTCTAGAGCTACCACTCGACTTCAACGTTGAGAAGTGGGTCTCCCAACAATTAGCCTACCAGGAAGACCTCATCAAGAAAAACAGGGACAAACTAGCCCAACAGAAAATGCAAGACGAACGCCCCGTGGTCCCCACAACATCTAAACCTGTAGAAGTCCAAAACCCAAGCAACCTCAGTATGGAGAAACTTGAGAAAATTTTCGGGGTTTTCGGGTTGCCGATTAACATGCAGTATTGCTGCCCGAAGTGCCTGTTCAAAACCGCCCACGATAAAATAATGCAGGAACATTTAGAGGCGGAATTGACCAGAATAAGGTGACATGAAATTGCTTTGCATTTGATCGCTTGTGATGTTTTAGGCTTGTGCCTTTGAGGCTGGTCAGACTTACTTGAGACCACACATTTTGCTTTATTACAGCACAAAGTGAAAGTTTTCTAGCAATTTTAAATCGGAATAGTTTATACATATCATATAGTTCTTTGTACAATTTAGCTAGTAAAATGttctacatgtacatattttaatatggaatgataaaacatcataTTACCAATACTTATTGGATTCATGGTGATATATTAAATTCAAGTGTCCCAAGAAATGCTCGCATTTTTGCAGCTTTTTGTCAGACTACTCATTACTTTCAGCCATACCATTCCTATTTAAATAGCGAGCTGTATATTTGCTAACTCACCACAACGCTTCGGTTCTCTTGTAGGTGGTGCTGCAGCCACTGCCCGAACCACTTCTCGACGTACCACGAGGCGCAGTTCCACGGCAAGAGCGTGCACGCCGGCCTCGCCGC
Above is a window of Leguminivora glycinivorella isolate SPB_JAAS2020 chromosome 19, LegGlyc_1.1, whole genome shotgun sequence DNA encoding:
- the LOC125236246 gene encoding uncharacterized protein LOC125236246 — translated: MSPDVAREAIEQCGDIDFAAISKIPTDKYTCRFCFIEFGKRRAVLESFFWHVVSMHTGEYKQLCSECINVERCPFNLDIPPPPKDVKGQLIGYICGKCNYTQISLENLKMHVIHRHNDTETEVYTINFAVMTKSTISSLMKRITHLANTPRPTRSTRSNQSYTEASDDRSEVTESEIEAPHPAKTSNVPVLEKSRRFSFNSKISFENDDNMSDMSNFANTESSVVKAEKDEDDDMDDHFTEDTAVNEETEAADTNQGVSSDIMDYPHFKISFTDAGNKEYVCCINGKDNHYKTGLLISMKKHVQLKHSEIWDGYCFVCKVIVTSQGEHKFSECLSHYLDNHIDNFPVLEKVVEPVEKPVTPAATPEPVERAPTPYINVRPLAELVAPVEPAVEAPALPVIETVVSLVPPVAPQTIEPPRPSPTYPVIRKETEPPKEYKYEEAQAEIMSKKHRVILEAMMTPGKLVQIFKCAGRFCSFTTDSVEDALLHASTHQRVGGTKALECAYCDFDSSGNSIDLVSHVFKIHGKCRVVCGLCFYRGAASQLVASHIVRVHGSSPDRRCVLRTTNVPALCESPEENLSRENAVPLYICKQTENNEPCEYKTVTHAKFWEHLTQKHENAAGCICYFCNESCPDATALILHLKTHGLRLYHCTLCVHGADNEPELLAHASTKHPGKTPQAYIRTILESGNSKKILPLVELKKAALEAENVTPNQDKESPVKEAERSIELEKLIGPLLDMPTAEPEKEAEPATPISEVLAEDTIVDDAIANLLESPATAAMATLTPVPSLQPLTVEAPPRPVTPAPAANISQQLTPS
- the LOC125236245 gene encoding zinc finger protein 142-like, producing MDTTPEKNDSDVICLDSDEEDSKQGIVNISDGIINLSDDEKADENPSTSAQALSDLSNIFRCKKCNRVSKNFGGFKKHSYTCWKTGDKCKCAHCPFEADKVGMFLNHFSDSHNAPTRLKCPMCAHSDSSMYLLKKHLRLAHGVGSREPLPSDIQYVIAKKDQSKTKGVKRKSSGTAAGPPPKQKRYGPSDIDKLPINPILDESVFCDLCEFNTKVRLNMVRHLQQHASQQPVAQTAPVNPVPHLETNEFYFDRMVNLASSSIANRAPEKSQKEQTPTVTLPHDIASRLPRYVPERYRYTCGASGCTYISVDEAMLKCHWETLHSGTNDFHCVHCPPHQALDKTKPLTAVRILAHLKMHDIRLYACSVCPYYHHRRQVLEKHLSETHAVGNVLVVREESQPTPTTPTTAPTMDLKPWQCGLCQFKSMLRPEVSEHCAKMHQSKMQYKCAYCPFRTSTPENVTKHQTTSHPNREPEIFYFYYREGSIPNGPDGMPHWQRQRQKSGLTTVKAEADPPPPTTGTILPEIQPLPVPQVNLNLVKREVDSDAPMQVSIEELCKKYGEFCEPNGLNYKCSLCKVVMEDSKEVMESHLFEELQYRKWGCRLCSYKAFHQTGLKDHVWSEHNRHNFEPLELPLDFNVEKWVSQQLAYQEDLIKKNRDKLAQQKMQDERPVVPTTSKPVEVQNPSNLSMEKLEKIFGVFGLPINMQYCCPKCLFKTAHDKIMQEHLEAELTRIRWCCSHCPNHFSTYHEAQFHGKSVHAGLAARPVEAARDPAVRSAWVAAVLQVQKLSMNCLPLDTAEPAAAAASSAHAPRHDDANDDDNSLLEIRYEEDVPIPDEGTPRPRRASDSSDDEGLVIDEQAAKKSGVGGKCDYCDFSSKYAHVLDHHTLRHYNLRPASCPYCDFNHYNKPMLQHISTAHPDRPLVIKKTERPTGPPTHLNLTKLGKKPHAAKKPDEANLVCLICEKLLTQSDSKTHVHDQNVPVFVKRGDIVVKCSECLRLFLDVSQMQQHFTLAHPNVTIKYAYYKTDHDTRSFLFCSHCSQKFTQLVDLRAHHNQVHSALKLKYTKFVPDANEGESVLKEL